One window of Methanomassiliicoccales archaeon genomic DNA carries:
- the glpA gene encoding anaerobic glycerol-3-phosphate dehydrogenase subunit GlpA, whose product MPKVDVLIIGAGVTGAGIARDLSMRGASVMLLDRGDFCSGASGSNHGMLHSGARYAVKDPESAKECASEANILRKIAPAFIEDTGGLFVSLPEDDFGFAEKFKRGCNNAGVDTREVDVAEAREMEPSLSSDMVRAFWVDDGSIDPFGLTLGNIEDARSMGAKVRNYCEVVGIDVDDYTIDAVRFKDQRTGTVESVTPGVVLNAAGAWSPGIAAMVGQKLPLRIDKGTLVVLNGRLCKMLVNRLRPPADGDIVVPSHSSTIIGTTSNGVSSADGNIPTESEVTFLLRETAKVIPGIANARAVRAYCGVRPLIPAGGGGRSASRNFRIIDHASTGVYNLVSVIGGKLTTYRLMAEKISDLACEKINNRNRCRTAKETISEMPTIDPVPGIHDLALLRMAKKNGSEYQNVLEQCVSLPRGKEEVCTCERVLRGEIQYHLRKGDVRNASDLVKRTRVGMGYCQGGFCTLGIISAAMGVYKTAPIEYIESFLNERNKGISSILVGEQLRQEMFKAHLLRSVYGIREESR is encoded by the coding sequence ATGCCGAAAGTTGACGTTCTGATCATTGGCGCAGGAGTCACCGGTGCAGGTATCGCCCGGGACCTTTCCATGAGGGGGGCGTCGGTGATGCTCCTTGACCGGGGCGATTTCTGCTCTGGGGCATCTGGATCGAATCACGGGATGCTGCACAGCGGGGCGAGGTATGCTGTCAAGGACCCGGAATCGGCGAAGGAATGCGCCTCTGAGGCGAACATACTGAGAAAGATAGCGCCTGCGTTCATTGAGGACACGGGCGGCCTATTTGTATCATTGCCAGAAGATGATTTCGGTTTTGCGGAGAAGTTCAAGAGGGGCTGCAACAACGCCGGCGTCGACACCAGGGAGGTCGACGTGGCCGAGGCCAGAGAAATGGAACCATCCCTTAGCAGTGATATGGTCCGGGCGTTCTGGGTGGACGACGGTTCCATCGACCCCTTCGGCCTGACCCTGGGGAATATCGAGGACGCGCGCTCGATGGGGGCCAAGGTCCGCAACTACTGCGAGGTCGTGGGAATCGATGTGGACGATTACACCATCGATGCTGTCCGGTTCAAGGACCAACGGACCGGCACCGTAGAATCGGTGACTCCGGGAGTGGTGCTGAACGCGGCCGGTGCCTGGTCTCCTGGGATTGCCGCCATGGTCGGCCAGAAACTGCCCCTGAGGATCGACAAGGGGACACTGGTGGTGTTGAACGGTCGCCTGTGCAAGATGCTGGTGAACCGGCTCAGGCCCCCTGCCGACGGAGATATCGTGGTTCCCAGTCATTCATCGACTATCATAGGAACGACATCCAATGGAGTCTCTTCAGCGGACGGGAACATCCCGACCGAGTCGGAGGTCACGTTCCTTCTGCGGGAGACAGCGAAGGTTATTCCTGGAATTGCCAATGCCAGGGCTGTGCGCGCCTATTGCGGTGTCAGACCGCTCATCCCGGCGGGCGGTGGAGGGCGCTCGGCCAGCCGCAATTTCAGGATCATCGATCATGCCAGCACCGGTGTCTATAACCTGGTGAGCGTGATCGGCGGCAAGCTTACCACCTACCGGCTCATGGCGGAGAAGATATCGGACCTTGCCTGTGAGAAGATCAACAACCGCAACAGATGCCGCACCGCCAAGGAAACCATATCAGAGATGCCGACCATCGATCCCGTGCCTGGGATCCATGATCTGGCCCTCCTTCGCATGGCCAAGAAGAACGGATCAGAATACCAGAACGTCCTGGAGCAATGCGTTTCCCTTCCCCGAGGCAAGGAAGAGGTCTGTACGTGTGAGAGGGTTTTGCGCGGGGAGATCCAATACCACCTGAGGAAGGGAGATGTGAGGAACGCTTCCGACCTCGTTAAGCGGACAAGGGTCGGCATGGGATATTGCCAGGGAGGATTCTGTACGCTCGGCATTATATCGGCGGCGATGGGGGTCTACAAGACCGCTCCGATCGAATACATCGAGAGTTTCCTGAACGAAAGGAACAAGGGCATCTCGTCGATCTTGGTGGGGGAACAACTTCGACAGGAGATGTTCAAAGCCCATCTGCTGCGCAGCGTCTACGGCATCAGGGAGGAGTCGCGATGA
- a CDS encoding heterodisulfide reductase-related iron-sulfur binding cluster: MTRPFNADRCIKCGACMRACPVVQEETTSMFDGPRSLAVDSSRFSHEVNSLRDNIFACSMCWKCADVCPSRVEMPRAILRARADMFDRNAALPGHTKMMQNIDVDGLSVRRELDSLSLGVEKASVLYFPGCIAGQKFRNIADGVVRTLLQNATVRTPSGLVCCGSPLEKVGDRVRMEALRKRNLKLFEGRSQIVTSCPGCTSHINDQYGVEALHIVEYLVESVGLAKLKFRNHGVVRVVLHEPCHLKRTVGPHAIDYCYDILQSMPGIRVLDMAEPDRCCGGGGGLLSGYPDVAMDLARTKIEDAAASGADVVLAPCPFCVLNLKQAGGMDVMDLTEFISFRF, from the coding sequence ATGACCCGACCTTTCAACGCGGACCGGTGCATCAAGTGCGGTGCCTGCATGCGCGCCTGCCCGGTGGTCCAGGAGGAAACGACCAGCATGTTCGACGGGCCTCGCAGCCTGGCTGTTGATTCGTCCCGTTTCTCCCATGAGGTGAACTCCCTCCGGGACAATATCTTCGCCTGCTCCATGTGCTGGAAGTGCGCGGATGTCTGTCCTTCACGGGTCGAGATGCCCCGGGCCATCCTGCGGGCCAGGGCAGATATGTTCGACCGGAACGCGGCATTGCCTGGCCACACCAAGATGATGCAGAACATCGATGTGGACGGTCTTTCGGTAAGGCGGGAACTGGACTCACTCTCCCTCGGGGTGGAGAAGGCTTCGGTGCTATACTTCCCGGGGTGCATCGCCGGACAGAAGTTCCGGAACATCGCCGATGGGGTGGTGCGGACCCTGCTGCAGAACGCGACGGTGCGCACCCCGTCGGGACTGGTGTGCTGCGGGTCCCCCCTGGAAAAGGTGGGTGACCGGGTGCGCATGGAGGCGCTGAGGAAAAGGAACCTGAAGCTCTTTGAGGGCCGTTCCCAGATAGTGACCTCCTGTCCCGGCTGCACCAGCCACATCAACGACCAATATGGTGTAGAGGCCCTTCATATCGTCGAGTACCTGGTGGAGTCGGTGGGGCTGGCCAAACTGAAGTTCAGGAACCATGGGGTGGTGCGGGTGGTACTGCATGAGCCCTGCCACCTGAAGAGGACCGTGGGGCCGCACGCGATCGATTACTGTTATGACATCCTCCAGTCCATGCCCGGGATAAGGGTCCTTGACATGGCCGAGCCGGACCGTTGCTGCGGTGGCGGGGGTGGATTGCTGTCCGGATACCCTGACGTCGCCATGGACCTGGCCAGGACCAAGATCGAGGATGCTGCGGCCAGCGGCGCGGACGTCGTTCTGGCTCCCTGCCCGTTCTGCG
- a CDS encoding FAD-binding protein: MRHLDPVRTEFLVIGGGAAGMLVATYLSERRKKVALVDSGTSCTALSTGCFNGTGLNEEMLEFLLPRLTSNGLSMKRDMEQSPLLGNAGNRYHCRLAPYYTALGTMESMQRSKLAVVGIDGNPEVDPELVCSILRQDAGLKADPVHVISKGKVSLDSLCDQLKMVNADMIMLPPLFPLRDHKTSMLELTERTGRIVFEPVTPLSLPGLRLAGAMRQMLVDSGCQVMELRRVTKLIQIGGRYDTAMVQTTGTTQEINFSTLIIAGGNAIGPGLSVSGKEVTDPFEAFAITRKQESLSGMPVNRALSSGYEVDGRFRVIMTNGNSAENVYACGSALAGISYPLGRGLLDVLDGAWDVARNAEAYR, from the coding sequence ATGAGGCATCTCGATCCGGTGAGGACCGAATTCCTGGTAATCGGAGGAGGGGCGGCTGGCATGCTGGTCGCCACCTATCTTTCAGAGCGTCGTAAGAAAGTGGCGCTGGTCGATTCTGGCACATCGTGTACCGCCCTCTCCACCGGATGTTTCAACGGCACGGGATTGAACGAGGAAATGCTGGAGTTCCTTTTGCCCAGGCTCACGTCCAATGGACTCAGCATGAAACGCGATATGGAACAGAGCCCCCTGCTGGGCAACGCCGGCAACCGTTACCATTGCAGGCTTGCCCCCTATTACACTGCCCTTGGCACGATGGAATCGATGCAGCGGTCAAAGCTCGCGGTGGTCGGGATAGATGGAAATCCGGAGGTCGATCCGGAACTGGTGTGTTCCATATTGAGGCAGGATGCCGGCCTCAAGGCAGACCCTGTTCATGTCATCAGCAAGGGAAAGGTCTCGCTGGATTCGCTATGCGACCAATTAAAAATGGTGAACGCGGACATGATCATGCTGCCACCTTTGTTCCCGCTCCGCGACCACAAGACATCCATGCTCGAACTGACCGAACGTACTGGGCGGATAGTTTTCGAGCCGGTCACCCCGCTTTCGCTGCCAGGCCTCCGGCTGGCGGGGGCGATGCGTCAGATGCTGGTCGATAGCGGATGTCAGGTGATGGAGCTCCGCCGGGTGACCAAGCTGATACAGATCGGCGGCCGGTACGACACGGCCATGGTCCAAACGACCGGCACGACCCAGGAGATCAATTTCTCCACCCTGATCATCGCTGGAGGGAACGCCATCGGACCGGGACTGTCCGTATCTGGCAAAGAGGTGACCGACCCGTTCGAGGCGTTCGCCATCACCAGGAAACAGGAGAGCCTGAGCGGCATGCCTGTCAACCGCGCATTATCGTCAGGATATGAGGTCGATGGGAGATTCAGGGTCATAATGACAAACGGGAACTCGGCCGAGAACGTCTACGCCTGCGGGTCCGCCCTGGCCGGCATCTCCTATCCGCTGGGAAGAGGCCTATTGGATGTGCTGGACGGGGCTTGGGACGTCGCCCGCAATGCGGAGGCTTACCGATGA